One region of Deltaproteobacteria bacterium genomic DNA includes:
- the ispD gene encoding 2-C-methyl-D-erythritol 4-phosphate cytidylyltransferase, translated as MKTIALITAAGKGQRMESSIPKQYLSLGGKPILAQTLQVFEECPAVDGIYVIVPQDQLDRVQKDIVEKYQFNKVLKLVRGGKMRQQSVWNGLRAIRSECSIVVVHDGVRPLIACRLIEKSIEEAQKHGAAVVGVPARDTVKRITKGKKVQTLPREEIWLAQTPQSFQFPLLMKAFQKAQQEDIWGTDDSFLVERLGHPITMVEGDYSNIKITTPEDLSMAENFLREKKGK; from the coding sequence TTGAAAACCATTGCCCTGATCACTGCGGCCGGAAAAGGCCAGCGCATGGAATCTTCGATTCCCAAACAATACCTTTCTTTGGGGGGGAAACCGATTTTGGCCCAAACCCTCCAGGTCTTTGAAGAGTGCCCGGCCGTCGATGGGATTTATGTCATTGTTCCCCAGGATCAGTTAGATAGGGTTCAGAAAGATATTGTTGAAAAATATCAATTTAATAAGGTCCTTAAATTGGTCCGGGGCGGAAAGATGCGTCAACAGTCGGTTTGGAACGGTCTTCGGGCCATTCGTTCCGAATGTTCTATTGTAGTGGTCCATGACGGGGTTCGTCCTCTCATAGCCTGTCGATTGATCGAGAAAAGCATCGAAGAGGCCCAAAAACACGGGGCAGCCGTGGTGGGCGTTCCGGCCAGGGATACGGTCAAGAGGATAACCAAAGGGAAGAAAGTTCAGACCCTGCCCCGGGAGGAAATCTGGCTGGCCCAGACCCCGCAATCTTTCCAGTTCCCCTTACTGATGAAGGCCTTTCAAAAGGCCCAACAAGAGGATATTTGGGGTACCGACGATTCATTCCTGGTAGAACGCTTGGGACACCCGATCACCATGGTCGAAGGCGATTACAGTAACATCAAGATTACCACCCCTGAGGATTTGTCCATGGCCGAGAATTTTTTAAGAGAAAAAAAAGGTAAATGA